The DNA sequence CGTGATCACCGTCCCGGTCACGTCAATTCCCGTTCCGGCTGTGTATTCGGCGGAAGAATCCGAAGCTGGCTCCCAGGCGGTGCCGTTCCATTTCAATACCTCATCCGTCGAAGGGGTCGTAGTCGCCACGTCGAAGCCTTGGATCGCCTCTACAACCGTGTTGTTGTAAGTACCGTCCACATCGCCGGAGAAGGTCGTGGAGGTTGTCAGGTCATCCGAAGCATCCGTATCGCCCGTGTTCGTGATCACCGTCCCGGTCACGTCAATTCCCGTTCCGGCTGTGTATTCGGCGGAAGAATCCGAAGCTGGCTCCCAGGCGGTGCCGTTCCATTTCAATACCTCATCCGTCGAAGGGGTCGTAGTCGCCACGTCGAAGCCTTGGATCGCCTCTACAACCGTGTTGTTGTAGGTACCGTCCACATCGCCGGAGAAGGTCGTGGAGGTTGTCAGGTCATCCGAAGCATCCGTATCGCCCGTGTTCGTGATCACCGTACCGGTCACGTCGATTCCCGTTCCGGCCGTGTATTCGGAGGAAGAATCCGCAGCTGGCTCCCAGGCGGTGCCGTTCCATTTCAATACCTCATCCGTCGAAGGGGTCGTAGTCGCCACGTCGAAGCCTTGGATCGCCTCTACAACCGTGTTGTTGTAAGTGCCGTCCACATCGCCGGAGAAAGTCGTGGAGGTTGTCAGGTCATCCGAAGCATCGGTATCGCCCGTGTTCGTGATCACCGTCCCGGTCACGTCGATTCCCGTTCCGGCTGTGTATTCGGCGGAAGAATCCGAAGCTGGCTCCCAGGCGGTGCCGTTCCATTTCAATACCTCATCCGTAGAAGGGGTCGTAGTCGCCACATCGAAGCCTTGGATCGCCTCTACAACCGTGTTGTTGTAAGTACCGTCCACATCGCCAGAGAAAGTCGTGAAGGTTGTCAGGTCATCCGAAGCATCGGTATCGCCCGTGTTCGTGATCACCGTCCCGGTCACGTCGATTCCTGTTCCGGCCGTGTATTCGGCGGAAGAATCCGCAGCTGGCTCCCAGGCGGTGCCGTTCCATTTCAATACCTCGTCCGTCGAAGGAGTCGTAGTCGCCACATCGAAGCCTTGGATCGCCTCTACAACCGTGTTGTTGTAAGTACCGTCCACATCGCCGGAGAAGGTCGTGGAGGTCGTCAGGTCATCCGAAGCATCCGTATCGCCCGTGTTCGTGATCACTCCTCCTGTCAAGTCGATTCCAGCACCTGCAGTATAGGCAGGGTTATTCTCATTGCTAGGTTCCCAAGCCCCAGTAGTATTATTGTATTTCAACACTTGACCATCCAATGGAGATGGAGCATCCAAGGTATTCCCTTGGAGTTCTGAAACAGTCAAGTTTGAGAATGTACCACTCAAGTCGCCTCCAGCAAGATCCGTGATCAACACATCATTGGTACTGTCGCGGTCGCCCGTGTTGATGAACTCCGTGCCGTTGAGGTCGAGGCCTGCTCCGGCGGTATATTCTGTGTTGTTGTCAACTGCGGGTTGCCATTGGCCCGAGGCGCCATCGTATTTCAAGATCTCGCCCGCCGCAGGGGTCGCTGCATTCAATTCAATTCCTTGAAGCTCGGAGACTTGGAGGTTCGAGAATACACCACTCAAGTCGCCTCCAGCAAGATCCGTGATCAGCACATCATTGGTGCTGTCGCGGTCACCCGTATTGATGAATTCCGTGCCGTTGAGGTCGAGGCCTGCTCCGGCGGTATATTCCGTGTTGTTGTCAACTGCGGGTTGCCATTGGCCCGAGGCGCCATCGTATTTCAAGATCTCGCCTGCTGCGGGCGTCGCTGCGTTCAACTCATTCCCCTGAAGCTCCGAGACTGTCAGGTTCGAGAATACGCCGCTCAAGTCGCCGCCTGCCTGATCCGTGATCAACACATCATTGGTACTGTCGCGGTCGCCCGTATTAATGAACTCCGTGCCGTTGAGGTCCAGACCTGCTCCGGCAGTGTATTCTGTGTTGTTGTCAACTGCGGGTTGCCATTGGCCCGAGGCGCCATCGTATTTCAAGATCTCGCCTGCTGCGGGTGCGGCCGCGTTCAACTCATTCCCCTGAAGCTCCGAGACTGTCAGGTTCGAGAAGACGCCGCTCAAGTCGCCGCCTGCCTGATCCGTAATCAATACATCATTGGTGCTGTCGCGGTCGCCCGTATTGATGAACTCCGTGCCGTTGAGGTCGAGGCCTGCTCCGGCAGTGTATTCCGTGTTGTTGTCAACTGCGGGTTGCCATTGGCCCGAGGCGCCATCGTATTTCAAGATCTCGCCTGCTGCGGGCGTCGCTGCGTTCAACTCATTCCCCTGAAGCTCCGAGACTGTCAGGTTCGAGAATACGCCGCTCAAGTCGCCGCCTGCCTGATCCGTGATCAACACATCATTGGTACTGTCGCGGTCGCCCGTATTAATGAACTCCGTGCCGTTGAGGTCCAGACCTGCTCCGGCAGTGTATTCTGTGTTGTTGTCAACTGCGGGTTGCCATTGGCCCGAGGCGCCATCGTATTTCAAGATCTCGCCTGCTGCGGGTGCGGCCGCGTTCAACTCATTCCCCTGAAGCTCCGAGACTGTCAGGTTCGAGAATACACCACTCAAGTCGCCTCCAGCAAGATCCGTGATCAGCACATCATTGGTGCTGTCGCGGTCGCCCGTATTGATGAACTCCGTGCCGTTGAGGTCGAGGCCTGCTCCGGCAGTGTATTCTGTGTTGTTGTCAACTGCGGGTTGCCATTGACCAGAGGCGCCATCGTATTTCAAGATCTCGCCTGCTGCGGGCGTCGCTGCGTTCAACTCATTCCCCTGAAGCTCCGAGACTGTCAGGTTCGAGAATACACCGCTCAAATCGCCGCCTGCCTGATCCGTAATCAACACATCATTGGTACTGTCGCGGTCGCCCGTGTTGATGAACTCCGTGCCGTTGAGGTCGAGGCCTGCTCCGGCAGTGTATTCTGTGTTGTTGTCAACTGCGGGTTGCCATTGACCAGAGGCGCCATCGTATTTCAAGATCTCGCCTGCTGCGGGCGTCGCTGCGTTCAACTCATTCCCCTGAAGCTCCGAGACTGTCAGGTTCGAAAATACGCCGCTCAAGTCGCCGCCTGCCTGATCCGTAATCAACACATCATTGGTACTGTCGCGGTCGCCCGTGTTGATGAACTCCGTGCCGTTGAGGTCGAGGCCTGCTCCGGCAGTGTATTCTGTGTTGTTGTCAACTGCGGGTTGCCATTGACCAGAGGCGCCATCGTATTTCAAGATCTCGCCTGCTGCGGGCGTCGCTGCGTTCAACTCATTCCCCTGAAGCTCCGAGACTGTCAGGTTCGAGAAGACGCCGCTCAAGTCGCCGCCTGCCTGATCCGTAATCAACACATCATTGGTACTGTCGCGGTCGCCCGTGTTGATGAACTCCGTGCCGTTGAGGTCGAGGCCTGCTCCGGCAGTGTATTCTGTGTTGTTGTCAACTGCGGGTTGCCATTGACCAGAGGCGCCATCGTATTTCAAGATCTCGCCCGCCGCAGGGGTCGCTGCGTTCAACTCATTCCCCTGAAGCTCCGAGACTGTCAGGTTCGAGAAGACACCACTCAAGTCGCCGCCTGCCTGATCCGTAATCAACACATCATTGGTACTGTCGCGGTCGCCCGTATTGATGAACTCCGTACCGTTGAGGTTGAGGCCTGCTCCGGCAGTGTATTCTGTATTTTCGTCTGGTGCCGGCTCCCAGATTTGGGTCGATCCGTCGAACTTCAAGATATTCCCATTTCCAGGGGCTGCTGCATCTACAGCTCGCCCTTGGATGCTTTTGATAGCCAAGTTGGAGAAAGTTCCAGTAAGATCTCCACCTGCCTGATCCGAGATCAGCACATCGTCGGAATCATCCAAGTCACCCGTATTGGCAAGGGTTCTGATCCCGCCGGGCAAGTAGGTAATTTCAATTCCGTCTCCTTCGATCATCGAGGGAAGTTCGACATTTCCGCCTTCAGTCAATTTGACGGTGTCTCGCACAGTCGGGTCATTGGAATAGGCAATGGACAAAGATTGAATCTCATTGACTGGATCTGCATCGGCATCATCTACCAGATCAGAGGAGACACTCCATTGGCCAGAATTGAATTTCAGAATTTCACCTGCAGAAGGGGCTTGAGTAGAAAGGGGAATCCCTTGAATTGCATCCACATTGATGTTATCCAATGGTCCTGAAATATCTCCTCCTGCAGATACCGCCACCCATTGTGTGCCATCGAATTGGTACAACTGACCATTGACTGGTGCAGCCAAAGCAATAGGACGACCTCTCAATTTGATGACGTTGGGTGCCAGCAAATTCCCTGTCAGGTCACCTCCTACAGTTTGAGTTGGCAGAATTCCCTCGTTTACGATGGTATCTCCAGAAAAGGAAATTCCCTCACCAGCGTTGAGGGTCACAATTCCTCCGCCGGTAGGGTTAAAGTTTCCACCATCTGACAAATTCAGCTGGATCTTTCCATTGAGGGTGGATTTGGAAAGAACCTGTAGTTCGTTGGAAGGGTCCGCATCACTATCCTCAATCTCATCGGGTACTACCTGCCATTGTGGGGGAGAAGCGCCCAAATCAAATTTCAGCACGTATCCGTCTCCGGGGAATGGTCCGGGTGAATTGATGAGATGTCCCAACAAACCGATCACCTCAAAACCCGACTGGTAGGAATTTGAAATATCTCCTGTAAAGGGAGTCGTATGGGTCAAATCATTCGTCGAATCGGTGTCGCCAATATTGGCGATCGTACCTCCAGAAATAGAAATTCCCGGACCGGGGCTATATGTATTGTTGGGCAAAGTGACTGAACTACCGAGAATCCCGTTTTCAAGTAGCCTAAGCGTATCTCCCACGAGTTGGAGCCCATAAGAATTGACGGAATCGTCATAGGGAATCCAGGCGCCATTGATCCATTTCAGGACTTGTCCCTGGGAGGCTCCCAATTGCGGAATTCCAGGGCCATTGGCCAAGGAATCCGGCTTGGCTACCCAAGCCTGTTCGATTGCGTCCCATTTCAACACATCATTATGACTGGGAAAAGATGCAGTAGAATCGATCGGATTCCCTGCGATCCCGACCACGCTGAGTGTCGGGAAATTTCCGGTCACATCTCCTCCACTGGGGGTTGCATTGGTAATATCATCCGAAGGGTCCAAGTCCCCGGTATTGATTACAGAGTCATTGGAAATGGCGATTCCAGCTCCTGGGAATATATTGGCGACCCCGCCTCCCTGACTGGTTTGTGCGACCCATGCTGCACCATCCCAAGTCAGGACTTCCCCAACCTTGGGTGCCGGCACGATCACATCTGTCAAATCTTCCAATGCGACACTGAGATTCTCGACGGAGTGAGCCTTTTGGGCATAAAGTGCATAAGGGACGCTCACCAATTGGCTTTCCCCCATATACAAGAAGGTAGACCCATTGTCCTTCAATTCCACCTGAAGGGTAAAAGGTCCCTGATCCCAGCTCAGCGTATCGAACGAAGTGGTGCTAAATGGCTGCACCGGAACTCCATCCCCCACAAACAGTCGGAACAACCCGTATGCATTGGTTGTCACATTGACGTGGGTCTCCTGATAATAGGTCGTATTGCCAAGATCCTTGATGGTGAACTTGATCGAGATCTGTTCATTGGCCAATAGTTGCCCATCCAATCTGGCAACAGCTTGGTAGGCGAACTTCTGGGGGGTTTGAGCCTGAAGATTGACGACCGCGGCGATCGTACACAGCAGAATTAGGCAGATTTTTCGAAAATCCATGATTGAGGCGGTTATCAAAAGGCGAGGAAGCCCTTCGAATTTTGACATTATCCAACAAACGCAACTCTTACCTGATCATTGCACGCTGGCCGAATTTCAAGCGGCCAAATCATGCCGCCATTACTATATGATCAGATAAACTTCACAAGTAAAAAAATCCCAAGAGAAAATAAAGTCCCTAAATTCATCCCTCCTTGCGGTAGTGAATGTGTGGAACTATGGCTCAATTTCCCTGTAGGGCAAAGATATTCACGCTTTTCGGTGACAAAGAACTCACGAACAAACCAAGATTACAAAATTTTCTAAACGCAATTTTCCAAAAACGAGTCATTTCCGATTTTATACCGATATGACATCCACTCTTGATAAATTACGATTTTTAGAAAAATAATACTGCATACCTAGCAGGCATACAGCATTATTTTTTGAGGAAATCTTCTCTATTGGAGGATGATTCGATATACGGACGACTGGATTCCAGATGCACCAAGTACATTCACCTTGCAGAGGTAAACGCCCGGTGCTGGTGTTCCACTTTGGAGATCGCCCAAGTTCCAGGTGATGGTTTGATATCCAGGCTTAACCCATTGAGGAGTGGCAACTTCTACCATTTTTCCTGCCAAGTCGAACAGCTCTACCTGTACTTCCACCTCCATGTCTCCTTCTGGAACACTCACTGGGAAATGGATCAAATCATTGGCAGGATTCGGCCAAGGAATCCCTACATGCACCGTGGATGGCATCGCATGTTCACGGATGAAGGCCGGATCTCCATAGAAGATCTGGAATTGATGACTGCCTCCTGTTCCAAATGCCACGTATTCGGACACCTCTTCCATATTCACCAATTGCGAGTTCACTACATCCAGCAAGTACAGGGATTTCTGATAGGAGGTATTGATATCCGCTGGCCAGTTGAGGACAAGCAGCTCAGATGGACTGTTAGATACTACTTGGAAAGACCAGACGAGCGAGTCTGATACCGGCCTCACATCGTAGGCAAACCGTTGGTGAAAATATTCAGGGTGGTCGAATGACAATTCCACAAAGTCCGCAAATCGAGGCGGCGCCATTCTATCCAGAGGATCTCGACTATCGGTGGCAGCTGGGTGCACCCCTACCCCACCTAATCGAGAGGCAGCTCCGCCCTGTGAAACTTCGATGGGAAGATTCCAGCTTTCCGAGCCCAGTACGCCGGAGAATACAGGATCTGCCGTATAACTTGCCTGACGTTGGATACTTGGATTCTTTCTAACAGGAATCTTGAGCGCGACATCTTCATGCGCCATGACAAAAGCTCCCTGATAGGCATCGAGCACATTTCTCGCTGCATTGAAGAAATTATCGAATTGGACCCAAGGATCCACTACCGAATCCGCTACCCCAGGGTTGGCTGCCCGGATGTCTTCCCAAGCAATATTGAAAGGATATGGATTTCCCATCTGGTTCCATCCTCTGCGAAGATTCCAGGTGTAGGTTTCCCGATCATTGGACTTGACTACCAATCCGGGGCCGGTATTGTATGGAGCTTCGTTTCTGGTGATGAGCCAGTAACCCAATCCATGATCTGCTCGCTCCAAACCATCTTCATATTCCACGAGCAAGGAATCCGTGTACCGGAAGAGCCTCCATTTACGCTTTCGATATCTTCCCAAATCATCCTCAAGGACATCCACAAAATTTGGACTCTCCAACTGGAGGGGGAATGAAACGATGTTGTAATCAGAAGGCTTACGGCCAAATCCCAGCCCAGTCACATCAAGACCAGCGGAATGGTACCGGTAGGTGAAATGGGTATCTGT is a window from the Pontibacter sp. G13 genome containing:
- a CDS encoding tail fiber domain-containing protein gives rise to the protein MDFRKICLILLCTIAAVVNLQAQTPQKFAYQAVARLDGQLLANEQISIKFTIKDLGNTTYYQETHVNVTTNAYGLFRLFVGDGVPVQPFSTTSFDTLSWDQGPFTLQVELKDNGSTFLYMGESQLVSVPYALYAQKAHSVENLSVALEDLTDVIVPAPKVGEVLTWDGAAWVAQTSQGGGVANIFPGAGIAISNDSVINTGDLDPSDDITNATPSGGDVTGNFPTLSVVGIAGNPIDSTASFPSHNDVLKWDAIEQAWVAKPDSLANGPGIPQLGASQGQVLKWINGAWIPYDDSVNSYGLQLVGDTLRLLENGILGSSVTLPNNTYSPGPGISISGGTIANIGDTDSTNDLTHTTPFTGDISNSYQSGFEVIGLLGHLINSPGPFPGDGYVLKFDLGASPPQWQVVPDEIEDSDADPSNELQVLSKSTLNGKIQLNLSDGGNFNPTGGGIVTLNAGEGISFSGDTIVNEGILPTQTVGGDLTGNLLAPNVIKLRGRPIALAAPVNGQLYQFDGTQWVAVSAGGDISGPLDNINVDAIQGIPLSTQAPSAGEILKFNSGQWSVSSDLVDDADADPVNEIQSLSIAYSNDPTVRDTVKLTEGGNVELPSMIEGDGIEITYLPGGIRTLANTGDLDDSDDVLISDQAGGDLTGTFSNLAIKSIQGRAVDAAAPGNGNILKFDGSTQIWEPAPDENTEYTAGAGLNLNGTEFINTGDRDSTNDVLITDQAGGDLSGVFSNLTVSELQGNELNAATPAAGEILKYDGASGQWQPAVDNNTEYTAGAGLDLNGTEFINTGDRDSTNDVLITDQAGGDLSGVFSNLTVSELQGNELNAATPAAGEILKYDGASGQWQPAVDNNTEYTAGAGLDLNGTEFINTGDRDSTNDVLITDQAGGDLSGVFSNLTVSELQGNELNAATPAAGEILKYDGASGQWQPAVDNNTEYTAGAGLDLNGTEFINTGDRDSTNDVLITDQAGGDLSGVFSNLTVSELQGNELNAATPAAGEILKYDGASGQWQPAVDNNTEYTAGAGLDLNGTEFINTGDRDSTNDVLITDLAGGDLSGVFSNLTVSELQGNELNAAAPAAGEILKYDGASGQWQPAVDNNTEYTAGAGLDLNGTEFINTGDRDSTNDVLITDQAGGDLSGVFSNLTVSELQGNELNAATPAAGEILKYDGASGQWQPAVDNNTEYTAGAGLDLNGTEFINTGDRDSTNDVLITDQAGGDLSGVFSNLTVSELQGNELNAAAPAAGEILKYDGASGQWQPAVDNNTEYTAGAGLDLNGTEFINTGDRDSTNDVLITDQAGGDLSGVFSNLTVSELQGNELNAATPAAGEILKYDGASGQWQPAVDNNTEYTAGAGLDLNGTEFINTGDRDSTNDVLITDLAGGDLSGVFSNLQVSELQGIELNAATPAAGEILKYDGASGQWQPAVDNNTEYTAGAGLDLNGTEFINTGDRDSTNDVLITDLAGGDLSGTFSNLTVSELQGNTLDAPSPLDGQVLKYNNTTGAWEPSNENNPAYTAGAGIDLTGGVITNTGDTDASDDLTTSTTFSGDVDGTYNNTVVEAIQGFDVATTTPSTDEVLKWNGTAWEPAADSSAEYTAGTGIDVTGTVITNTGDTDASDDLTTFTTFSGDVDGTYNNTVVEAIQGFDVATTTPSTDEVLKWNGTAWEPASDSSAEYTAGTGIDVTGTVITNTGDTDASDDLTTSTTFSGDVDGTYNNTVVEAIQGFDVATTTPSTDEVLKWNGTAWEPAADSSSEYTAGTGIDVTGTVITNTGDTDASDDLTTSTTFSGDVDGTYNNTVVEAIQGFDVATTTPSTDEVLKWNGTAWEPASDSSAEYTAGTGIDVTGTVITNTGDTDASDDLTTSTTFSGDVDGTYNNTVVEAIQGFDVATTTPSTDEVLKWNGTAWEPASDSSAEYTAGTGIDVTGTVITNTGDTDASDDLTTSTIFSGDVDGTYNNTVVEAIQGFDVATTTPSTDEVLKWNGTAWEPASDSSAEYTAGTGIDVTGTVITNTGDTDASDDLTTSTTFSGDVDGTYNNTVVEAIQGFDVATTTPSTDEVLKWNGTAWEPASDSSAAYTAGTGIDVTGTVITNTGDTDASDDLTTSTTFSGDVDGTYNNTVVEAIQGFDVASTTPSTDEVLKWNGTAWEPASDSSAAYTAGTGIDVSGTVITNTGDTDASDDLTTSTTFSGDVDGTYNNTVVEAIQGFDVATTTPSTDEVLKWNGTAWEPAADSSTEYTAGTGIDVTGGVITNTGDTDASDDLTTSTTFSGDVDGTYNNTVVEAIQGFDVATTTPAADEVLKWNGTAWEPASDSSAAYTAGTGIDVSGTVITNTGDTDASDDLTTSTTFSGDVDGTYNNTVVEAIQGFDVANTTPTSDEVLKWNGSEWEPSTDANTEYSAGTGIDVTGTVITNTGDTDASDDLTTGTTFSGDVTGNYNSTVVEAIQGFDVATTTPASNQVLKWNGTQWAPGDDDVEDGDTDDSNELQTLSYTGTVLTISDGNSVNIPVNPYTGGAGIAVSGNTIVNIGDTDASDDLTTSTTFSGDVTGNYNSTVVEAIQGFDVATTAPSTDQVLKWNGTAWEPAADSSVEYTAGTGIDVTGTTITNTGDTDASDDLTTGTTFSGDVTGNYNSTVVEAIQGFDVATTTPATDEVLKWNGTAWEAASDSSTVYTAGTGIDVTGTTITNTGDTDASDDLTTGTTFSGDVTGNYNSTVVEAIQGFDVATTTPTTDEVLKWNGTAWEAASDSSTVYTAGTGIDVTGTTITNTGDTDASDDLTTGTTFSGDVTGNYNSTVVEAIQGFDVATTTPATDEVLKWNGTAWEAASDSSTVYTAGTGIDVTGTTITNTGDTDASDDLTTGTTFSGDVTGNYNSTVVEAIQGFYVATTTPATDEVLKWNGTAWEAASDSSTVYTAGTGIDVTGTTITNTGDTDASDDLTTGTTFSGDVTGNYNSTVVEAIQGFDVATTTPATDEVLKWNGTAWEAASDSSTVYTAGTGIDVTGTTITNTGDTDASDDLTTGTAFSGDVSGTYNAISVEAIQGVDISMTTPDAGEVLAYNGTEWTADSLENAQLMINTDFIPDLDNSISLGSTTNRWTQLFAVNPTINTSDLRAKKDIQPIAYGLDAIMSLRPVSYQWMDRPNDGNRLGFIAQEMMQVMPEVVASHKLVKDPVTGEMIRVEMERYGLRYTEIIPVMVKGMQEQQEVIEQQAEQIEQQQSLIEDLARRLEALENQLNR